In Garciella nitratireducens DSM 15102, a single window of DNA contains:
- the plsY gene encoding glycerol-3-phosphate 1-O-acyltransferase PlsY gives MQEFIIWIILAYFLGNISTSYFVGKIMGNIDIRNHGSGNAGATNALRVLGVKAGVITLIGDMLKGMIIVGLAKYFGNFQLALACGLAVIIGHDFPVLFHFKGGKGIATSIGVFTFIDPIVTILSVIIGLIIILKSKYVSLGSIVAMVLAPFIMILLKRPKQLIIYTFIISLLTIYQHRSNLKRLFNGTENKLVK, from the coding sequence ATGCAAGAATTTATTATTTGGATTATTTTAGCCTATTTTTTAGGAAATATCTCGACATCTTATTTTGTAGGAAAAATAATGGGAAATATTGATATTCGAAACCATGGGAGCGGAAATGCAGGAGCAACTAATGCCTTAAGAGTATTAGGAGTAAAAGCAGGGGTAATTACTCTCATAGGAGATATGCTCAAAGGAATGATTATTGTCGGATTGGCGAAATATTTTGGAAATTTTCAGCTAGCTTTAGCTTGTGGATTAGCTGTCATAATTGGACATGATTTTCCAGTACTTTTTCATTTTAAAGGAGGAAAAGGGATTGCGACTTCTATAGGAGTTTTTACTTTTATTGATCCTATTGTGACGATTTTAAGTGTAATCATTGGTTTAATTATTATTCTAAAAAGTAAATATGTTTCTTTAGGATCTATTGTAGCAATGGTTTTAGCTCCGTTTATCATGATTTTATTAAAACGTCCTAAGCAATTAATAATTTATACATTCATCATAAGTTTATTGACCATTTATCAGCACCGTAGTAATTTGAAACGACTATTTAATGGTACAGAAAATAAATTGGTAAAGTAA